The following are encoded together in the Echinicola jeungdonensis genome:
- a CDS encoding glycoside hydrolase family 43 protein, giving the protein MMKFLFRILTISVLITGTGILQTKAQNPIIQTSYTADPAPMVYNDKVYLYTSHDEDNSTWFTMNDWRLYTTEDMVNWTDHGAVLSYKDFSWGKMNAWAPQCIERGGKFYMYVPITDRNNKNGIGVALADSPYGPFIDPLGKPLISNSMADIDPTVFVDDDGQAYLMWGNPVCYYVKLNEDMISLEGEIGQFPNTIAAFGKREGKEDPRRPTTYEEGPWLYKRNDLYYLLFAAGPLPEHIGYSTSPSPTGPWKYQGVLMPTEGRSFTNHPGIVDFKGKTYLFYHNGALPGGSGFTRSVCVDEVKFNEDGTIVPMKMTAGISKSLGTINPYIKNEAETIAWSEGVKANKNEVVGNFIIATKNEAYTQVKEVDFRDNGPAEFTARVGTVHNGNVSMEIRLDSLDGELLGTVNIPLTGGDDRWSLVSTEVNQVEGVHDLYFVFKGKAPNNILYFDYWRFSD; this is encoded by the coding sequence ATGATGAAATTTCTTTTCAGAATACTCACAATATCCGTGCTTATTACAGGTACGGGTATTCTACAAACAAAAGCACAAAACCCTATCATTCAGACCTCATATACCGCGGATCCCGCGCCTATGGTGTACAATGATAAAGTCTATTTATACACTTCCCATGATGAGGATAATTCAACCTGGTTTACCATGAATGACTGGAGACTGTACACAACTGAAGATATGGTCAACTGGACAGATCATGGGGCAGTGTTGTCCTATAAGGATTTTAGTTGGGGCAAGATGAATGCCTGGGCACCTCAGTGTATAGAACGGGGCGGGAAATTCTACATGTATGTTCCGATTACCGATAGAAACAATAAAAACGGCATTGGGGTGGCATTAGCGGACAGCCCTTATGGCCCTTTTATTGATCCTTTGGGCAAACCTTTGATCAGCAATAGTATGGCTGATATAGACCCGACTGTTTTTGTGGATGATGATGGTCAGGCTTACCTGATGTGGGGAAACCCGGTATGTTATTATGTGAAACTGAATGAGGATATGATTTCTCTTGAAGGGGAGATTGGACAGTTTCCCAATACGATAGCAGCTTTTGGCAAACGGGAAGGCAAAGAGGATCCACGCCGCCCCACGACCTATGAGGAGGGGCCCTGGTTGTATAAAAGAAATGACCTCTACTATTTGCTTTTCGCGGCAGGTCCATTACCCGAACATATAGGATATTCGACCAGCCCCAGTCCGACAGGTCCTTGGAAATACCAAGGTGTTTTGATGCCTACAGAAGGAAGGAGCTTTACCAACCATCCTGGCATAGTAGATTTCAAGGGGAAAACCTATTTGTTCTACCATAATGGTGCTTTGCCTGGAGGAAGCGGCTTTACGCGGTCTGTCTGTGTTGATGAGGTGAAGTTCAATGAGGACGGCACCATTGTTCCCATGAAAATGACAGCAGGCATCAGCAAGAGTTTGGGAACAATCAATCCTTATATCAAAAATGAAGCGGAGACCATTGCTTGGTCGGAAGGGGTAAAAGCCAATAAGAATGAGGTAGTTGGGAATTTTATTATTGCCACCAAAAACGAGGCCTATACCCAAGTAAAGGAGGTAGATTTTCGTGATAACGGTCCTGCTGAATTTACGGCAAGGGTAGGGACTGTCCACAATGGCAATGTAAGCATGGAGATCAGACTTGACAGTTTGGACGGGGAGCTATTGGGTACGGTGAATATTCCTTTAACGGGCGGAGATGACAGGTGGTCTTTGGTGTCCACCGAAGTAAATCAGGTGGAAGGTGTCCATGACCTGTATTTTGTTTTCAAAGGAAAAGCACCCAATAATATCCTGTATTTCGACTATTGGAGGTTTTCGGATTGA
- a CDS encoding glycoside hydrolase family 43 protein, giving the protein MKKQLTIILAVLMTVFSLTGAYSQKKPNNVPVFSKAVYEGNDEVYENNPLAEDEFYNPILQGCYPDPAIARKGDDYYLVVSSFAMFPGVPIFHSNDLVNWTQIGHVLDRTSQLDVHDTGISAGVYAPDIRYNPNNDTFYMITTAFAGSLGNFVVKTKDPMKGWSEPYKLNFQGIDPAIFFDEDGKAYVVHNDAPAQGEELYNGHRVIKIWEYDLERDQVIAGTDKVIVNGGVNLAKKPIWIEAPHIYKKNNKYYLMCAEGGTGGWHSEVIFVSDDPKGPYRPAPNNPILSQRHLSQNRQNKVDWAGHADLTLGPDGKYYGVFLGIRPNDKNRVNTGRETFILPVDWSGEFPVFENGLVPMEPKLKMPEGVENKTGQDGYFPNGNFTFVEDFTSEKLDYRWIGLRGPREAFIAKTKGGLQIKPFDSNIKEVKPTSTLFHRQQHKNFSFTTTLEYQPQSEKDLAGLTCVQSEAFNYVFGITKVGKKNILLLERTEAEGRGRNREVKSEILASTEIDLKNPVSLRVSAKGDDFEFSYSTNGTDFQNLGGMVSGDILSTNVAGGFTGNLIGLYATKANDALPVLE; this is encoded by the coding sequence ATGAAAAAGCAATTAACAATTATTTTAGCAGTTTTGATGACTGTTTTCTCCTTGACCGGAGCTTATAGCCAAAAGAAACCAAACAACGTCCCCGTATTTTCGAAGGCAGTTTATGAAGGAAATGACGAGGTCTATGAAAACAATCCTTTAGCAGAGGATGAATTTTATAACCCGATTCTTCAAGGATGTTATCCTGATCCGGCCATAGCCCGAAAGGGAGATGATTATTACCTGGTGGTTTCCTCTTTTGCTATGTTCCCAGGGGTGCCGATTTTTCATTCCAATGATTTGGTGAACTGGACCCAGATCGGTCATGTGCTGGACAGGACCTCTCAGTTGGATGTGCATGATACAGGGATTAGTGCTGGTGTTTATGCCCCAGATATTCGATATAATCCAAATAATGACACTTTCTATATGATCACTACCGCATTTGCAGGAAGTCTGGGAAATTTCGTGGTCAAAACCAAAGACCCCATGAAAGGCTGGAGTGAGCCGTATAAATTGAACTTTCAGGGTATTGACCCTGCCATATTCTTTGATGAGGATGGAAAAGCCTATGTTGTACACAATGATGCGCCAGCACAGGGAGAGGAATTGTATAACGGTCACCGAGTAATCAAAATTTGGGAGTATGACTTGGAAAGGGATCAGGTCATTGCCGGAACGGACAAAGTGATTGTCAATGGAGGTGTGAACTTGGCTAAAAAACCTATTTGGATCGAAGCGCCACATATCTACAAGAAGAATAATAAATACTATTTGATGTGTGCGGAAGGTGGTACCGGAGGCTGGCACAGTGAAGTGATCTTTGTCAGTGATGATCCAAAAGGTCCCTATAGGCCTGCTCCAAACAACCCGATTCTTAGCCAAAGGCATTTATCACAGAACCGACAAAACAAAGTGGATTGGGCGGGGCATGCGGATTTGACCTTAGGACCTGATGGTAAATACTATGGCGTTTTCTTGGGCATTCGTCCTAATGATAAAAATAGGGTAAATACAGGTCGTGAAACCTTTATCCTACCTGTGGATTGGTCCGGCGAGTTTCCTGTTTTTGAAAATGGATTGGTGCCTATGGAGCCCAAACTGAAAATGCCGGAAGGTGTGGAAAACAAAACCGGACAAGATGGATACTTTCCCAATGGTAATTTCACCTTCGTGGAAGATTTTACTTCCGAAAAACTGGATTACCGTTGGATCGGTCTGAGGGGACCAAGGGAAGCCTTTATTGCCAAAACCAAAGGTGGCCTGCAGATCAAACCTTTTGACAGCAATATCAAAGAGGTGAAGCCCACTTCCACGTTATTTCACAGACAGCAGCACAAGAATTTTTCTTTTACTACTACCTTGGAATACCAGCCCCAATCGGAAAAAGACTTGGCAGGTTTGACCTGTGTGCAGAGTGAGGCCTTCAATTATGTGTTTGGAATAACCAAAGTAGGAAAGAAAAATATACTGCTACTGGAGCGGACTGAAGCAGAGGGCAGAGGAAGAAACCGGGAGGTAAAGTCTGAAATTTTGGCAAGTACGGAGATTGACCTCAAAAATCCGGTGTCACTGAGAGTAAGTGCTAAAGGAGATGATTTCGAATTCAGCTATTCCACCAATGGAACGGATTTTCAAAATCTGGGTGGAATGGTGTCCGGGGATATCCTTTCCACCAATGTGGCAGGTGGATTTACGGGTAACTTAATCGGCCTTTATGCCACCAAAGCCAATGATGCATTACCTGTTTTAGAATAG